The genome window GAATCTCCACCCCACCTAGGATGAGCTTGCGACCTGCTGTCAGCTGATGAACATCGTAACCGATTCCGACTAATTGCATACGGGGGATTATAGAAGCCCCGCCAGTCGCACCAAGGAATAAATCGGACGGAGGTGTTTTACCTTACTTCCCAACAAATCCAACAGCTCGGCCGAGTTGAACCAGGAGATAGGCAACGCCTGCGGCCGCTGGAATGGTCAGGACCCACGCCCAGAGAATTTTTTCGATGACTTTCAGCTTCAGTGCGCTGAAACGTTTGGCGCAGCCTACGCCCATGATAGAGGTGGTGATCGCGTGAGTGGTCGACACCGGCATGCCCAGGCTGCCGGTTACAGCCAGCACGGTTGCCGCGGTAGTCTCGGCCGCAAAGCCGTGCACCGGCTGAAGCTTAACCATCTTATGCCCCAGGGTCTTGATGATGCGCCATCCGCCGGCGGCTGTGCCCATCGCCATGGTCAGTGCGCAGAGGACCACCACCCAGTCGGGCACCGCCTGGCTGGTAGGATCTCCCACGGTGGGCATGTAACCGAATTGGAGGAAGCTTGGCAGCCACGATTCAAACGTGTCCCCCAGGGTTAGCTTATGCAGGTCGGAGCCCGCGGGAGTATGCAGGAAACTCATCCATGCCGGCACCTGATCAAACAACCCGGCTTTGGTTCCGGAGACCAGGGCCAGGGTGATGATGCCCATGCATTTGGTGGCGTCGTTCATTCCATGGCTGAATCCCATGTAGGCCGAACTCGCCAGCTGGAGCTTGCCGAAGACCCGGTTGACCGAACTCGGTTTCCAATTGCGCAGCAGTGCGTAGAGCAGGGCCATGAAAACGAGGCCGCAGCTAAAGCCCAGAATCGGGGAGGTCACCATGGGGATAATCACCTTATACCAAATGCCCGATTTCTCAATGCCAGGCTTTTCTTTGACCATCATGACTCGCCCGCCAAAGGCTACGACGGCGACTTTGTTGGTGCCCACCTGCAAGAAGGTGGTACCCGGCTTCAGTTGGTGGCTGGCAATCACGCTGGCCACCTCTGGAGACGGTGCCACCAGGATCTTGGCGGCCTTGGGCTTTACCTCGCTCCATTTGACCGCTTCAAAGTTGCCGTGGGCCGAAGCGAGGGCTGCGCCCACCAGGCTGCCGATTAGCGCATGGCTGGAACTGGACGGCAGTCCGAACCACCACGTGAGCAGGTTCCAGGCAATGGCCGAGGTCAGCGCGCAAATCAGGACTTGTTGAGTAATGAATTCGGCCTCCACCAGTCCGCTGGAAATGGTTTTGGCCACGGCCAAGCCAAAGAAGGCCCCAAGCAGATTGGTCACAGCGGCGAGCAGTATTGCCTGGCGCGGAGTGAGGACTTTGGTCCCTACCACCGTGGCGATGGCATTTGCCGTGTCGTGGAATCCATTGGTGTAGGTGAACACCAAGGCCACGAAGATGACGGTGAAAACGAGGAACAGTTCCATAGGATCAAGATCAGGAATTCTTCAGCAGGACATGGGAAAGAACATTGCCGGCGTCTCGGCAGCGATCGACCGCCTTTTCGTTCAGGGCAAACAGGTCGTAGAGCATGACGGCCTTCAAGGGGGGGTAGCCCGGCTGATAGAGCTGGCTCATGAGGTTGAGAAGGGTTCGGTCGGCCTCAGCCTCGATCCTCTGAAGTTCGACCTGCAGGGCTTTGATGCCCGTCAGGTCCCGGCCATCCTTGAGGGCTTCGGTCATCTTGAAGACCAGCCCGATCGCCTGCTCGATCAGTTTCACCTGCCCCGTGAAATCCACGTCGCGGATCTGATCGGCCACGATGATGTATCTCTCGGCGAACTTCTCGATGGTCTTTGGGATTTTATAGAGTGTGTCGGCGAGCGCTTCGATATCCTCGCGCTCCATGGGGGTGACGAAGGTGGTGATCAGCATCATTTCGAGCCGATTCGTGATTTCCTTGTCATTTCTCCGGGCAATCGCGAACGCCTCGACGGTGGGTTTTGTCCCCGGTTGGATCATCTCAGCCAAGGCTTTGACGGCCTTGCATCCTTCGGCGGCGCTGGCTTGGATGAGGTCGAAGAATTCCTGTTCTCGACCGAGAATCCTCTGAAAGCTGATCATAAGTCTAAGTCGGCGACAGAAGCGTTCAGGAATTCTTGAGGACGATGTGTGAAACCACGTTGCCGGCGTCGCGGCAGCGATCGATGACCTTTTCTAGCAACTCGTACAGGTCTTTCATAGCCAGCACCTTGGTGGCCTCGTATTTGCCGCTGTAGAGGTCGCGCAAGATCTCGAGAATCAGCTTGTCGGCATCTCCCTCGACCTGTTGCAGGCGCGAGTTGAGTTCCTTCACGCTCTCCAGTTGGCCAGCCCCGACCTTGGGGAGCAGTTTGACCAGGGAAACGACATGCTGGGTGGCGGCATCCAGCAGGGTGATGTGCTTCCCGAAGTCGAGTTCGCGGACGATGTGCGCACTGATGATAAAGCGCTCGGCGATCTTCTCCACTGTCTTGGGAATCTTATAAAGAGCTGAACTCAGCACCTCGATATCCTCTCGTTCTAGTTGGGAGACAAAGGTTTGAACCAGGGCTTCGTTGATCTGGTTGGTGATGCGCTTGTCAGCCTCCTTGGCCTGATGAAAGTCTGCCAGGCTCGGAGTCGAGGCCGGTGACTGGAGCAGCTTCGTCAGGGCTTGCACACTGTGACGAGCTTCTTCGGCACTGGCTTCCAATAAGCCAAAAAAGCGATCGTCCTTACCAAAAAGCTTTTGCAGGGAAAACATAACGCCCCGATGTCTAGCGTCCGTAACTCAATTGTCACGTACCGTTTTGTAGGAACCGAGCGATTGAACTATCGGTTGGAAGGAAAAAATCTGATATTTTCCTTTAAAATCGTGTCATTTGGTCGTTGTTCTAGAACTTCTTTCGTGAGGATCGACTTCAATTCAA of Verrucomicrobiales bacterium contains these proteins:
- a CDS encoding inorganic phosphate transporter; the protein is MELFLVFTVIFVALVFTYTNGFHDTANAIATVVGTKVLTPRQAILLAAVTNLLGAFFGLAVAKTISSGLVEAEFITQQVLICALTSAIAWNLLTWWFGLPSSSSHALIGSLVGAALASAHGNFEAVKWSEVKPKAAKILVAPSPEVASVIASHQLKPGTTFLQVGTNKVAVVAFGGRVMMVKEKPGIEKSGIWYKVIIPMVTSPILGFSCGLVFMALLYALLRNWKPSSVNRVFGKLQLASSAYMGFSHGMNDATKCMGIITLALVSGTKAGLFDQVPAWMSFLHTPAGSDLHKLTLGDTFESWLPSFLQFGYMPTVGDPTSQAVPDWVVVLCALTMAMGTAAGGWRIIKTLGHKMVKLQPVHGFAAETTAATVLAVTGSLGMPVSTTHAITTSIMGVGCAKRFSALKLKVIEKILWAWVLTIPAAAGVAYLLVQLGRAVGFVGK
- a CDS encoding DUF47 family protein, which produces MISFQRILGREQEFFDLIQASAAEGCKAVKALAEMIQPGTKPTVEAFAIARRNDKEITNRLEMMLITTFVTPMEREDIEALADTLYKIPKTIEKFAERYIIVADQIRDVDFTGQVKLIEQAIGLVFKMTEALKDGRDLTGIKALQVELQRIEAEADRTLLNLMSQLYQPGYPPLKAVMLYDLFALNEKAVDRCRDAGNVLSHVLLKNS
- a CDS encoding DUF47 family protein, with product MFSLQKLFGKDDRFFGLLEASAEEARHSVQALTKLLQSPASTPSLADFHQAKEADKRITNQINEALVQTFVSQLEREDIEVLSSALYKIPKTVEKIAERFIISAHIVRELDFGKHITLLDAATQHVVSLVKLLPKVGAGQLESVKELNSRLQQVEGDADKLILEILRDLYSGKYEATKVLAMKDLYELLEKVIDRCRDAGNVVSHIVLKNS